The Arachis duranensis cultivar V14167 chromosome 9, aradu.V14167.gnm2.J7QH, whole genome shotgun sequence genomic sequence TCATAATGTGCCCTTTTTGAAAAGAGATATGTATAATCAGATAGACAAGCAACGGAGGCTCATAGGCGGTGATGCCAAGGCTTGCCTTAAGTATTTGGAATCAACGGCAGCAGAGAGCCTAGGAATGTTCGTGCGATATCTGGCGGATGATGAGGATCGGTTGGTCTACCTTTTCTGGTCAGACAATTGTAGCCAATTGGACTACCATTTGTTTGGGGATGTGGTAGCATTTGATGCGACTTATCGAAAGAATAAGTATATGTGCCCTTTAGTTGTGTTTTCTGGTGTCAATCATCATAACCAAACCATTGTGTTTGCATCTGCACTTGTTGCAAATGAGAACGAGGCAACGTATACGTGGTTACTTGAACAGTTTCTAGATGCCATGAAGGGAAAGAAGCCTCGGTGTGTGATTACCGATGGACATGGAGCAATGAAAAAGGCCATTGAGACTGTGTTTGCCGGTGCTTATCACGCCTATGTGCTTGGCACCTGATAAGGAATGCAACTTCAAATCTCAGCAACCCAACATTTACGTCCAAGTTTAAGAAATGTATGCTTTTTGATTATGAGGTGTCAGAGTTTGAAGAGAAATGGGAGAACTTGGTGTCTAGCTTGGGTCTTCATGACAATGAATGGGTTTGTGATCTTTATGCTAGGCGCAAGATGTGGGCAACCGCTCACATGAGAGGACATTTTTTTGGAGGCTTTCGCACAACCTCTAGATGCGAGGGATTGCATTCTATGCTTGGGAAATTTGTTCATTCGAGGCATAACCTGAGAGATTTTGTTGAACAGTTCTTCCGGTGTATTTCCCAAATGAGATCCAGAGAAGCACAGTCTGATTTACAGTCAATTGTTGGAGACCTAGTACTACAAAGCCCGTTGCATGATTTGGAGAGGTCGGCAGCAAACATGCTCACCAGAgagatatttttgttatttcgTCCAATGCTTTCGAGAGCTTGCACTTTGAAGATTCGTTCGTGCACGTACACACCAACTTTTGAGATTTACACGCTTTCACGTTCTGGAAGTTTGCATAAAGAGTGGTGCGTATCTCACTATCCGAATGAAGAAATATACAAGTGTAGTTGCATGAGGATGGAATCGCTTGGAATACCATGTGATCATGTTGTTGCCGTCCTTGTTCATCTTGATGCTACTAAGTTACCCAAGAGTCTCGTTCTTGATAGGTGGTCCAAAAATGCACGTTCAAGGGTTCATGCATTCATGGATAATGGCCCCTTTTGCTGGGATGCAATGGTCACTTGCCGTAACTGGATGCTAAGCGATCTTTGCAGGGAGTTATGCCTTCTTGGTTCTGCTGGTGATGCTGAATTCTCCGAACTTAGGGATAAATTTCAGAATGAGATAGTACTTCTTAAGGAACAAAAAAAAGGTATGCAAGCTGACAAGGAAAGGACCGAGCCACATGCAGAGTCAACCACCCTTGAGGGCTGCATTAGGAACCCCCTGATCTGCGAGGTGTTAAGCGGTGTGGTGTTTGTCGCCGCGTCGGGCATAACCGGGGGTCATGTGCTTTAAACAGCCAGAGACGCAGACATGGGCATCGTCGTTATAGTAATGCGTTGGAGGagaacattcatcatgttgaggtTTGTTGAGCAATTCGACTTATAGCATTTGTTTAGATTGTACTTCATTAAGCATatattactaataaaaataactagacAAAAGTACAGTTACTTTGCtcttatatatctatatatattttgttataaaacATTGATTAATTATGGTTTTTCAGAGCCCCCAAGACGATTGTTATAGGCTGGATTGGACGGATGTGGAATACAGTGGTTTCTTTTGGGATGGTAATGGTGGCAGTGACAACTTTGACATGGAGATCCCTGTCTCAAACCCATATTACAGTTCGCAACCCTAAAGCAGCCTGCCGATGATTCCCATTTCACTTTAGTGTTGGTGTTTTTAACGTTATGGTTGTTGCTGTGAGCTTTCACTTATAATTATGTTGTTACTTTAGTTCATGTGTATGTCCATTTTAGTATAGAACTGGTGCAAGAATATTGTTGCAGGTGACTCTGATATTTATTTTACTCACTTTTTTTATCCTAAATCCGTCGATTAATGATTTTCCAGTGTTGAAAGCAGCCAACTTTTCTTACCATGATTAGTGAGAAAGTGAATTGCTTAAATTTGGTTTCTTATAGATGATTTGCTTATTTAAAGTTTCTGTATAATAAGTCTGCTAAATTGTGAAGATTGCACAAAGGAATAACCTGGATGTTGATGTTCACTTGGCATTGGGCTTTGCTTCCCATTATGGCAAATTAGGGACTACGGAGTATTTGGTGGAAGAGAGGAATGCCATAGCATTTgtatttagaaaaatttaaattatgtgtgaaaattttgaacctttttttattataatctgTAAGTACTCTTTTTTAACTTAAGTTGGTCTTTCTAAAATATACACGTAGTCGTATTATTGTACTCATATGATTAGTTatgtttatttagttttaaaaaaattaccatttaaaatcaataaatttaaattaaaaaaattaatatacttgTAGTAATTTTAAATGAATGTACTTGTAGTAATAAGAATAATCAATAACGGTAATTATGTTATTAGCCTgccaataaaatatttaagtatACATTATACACTTAATATAAATAGATGTCAACAAAACTCACTAAATTTgtcctttaaaaaaattaggcaattattaatataaaagttAACTAATGACTGTTGTATATTATATAGAATTTGGAATATCTAATTCATTTACCATTAACTTGAAAAGTTATATGAAAAATTACTACTAAATAATTGAATCATCCTcagataataaaatatcaaattctatctaaattttagaaattaaataaaacattaGTCTTAATAACCGACCTTAAAAGTCTTAATACAAGGTAAATATTCTCAATAGGAGCATAACCATAAAATACCTTAACATAACACACTACATAGTTCCTAAAAAGTGTCCCAAGCTATTACGTGAACAACAAAATAACCAACATCTGAGTTCAGAACTAAAGTTCAAAAGGTAAGCGGTCGGCCATGTACATGGTACTCAAGGTCCAGGGACACAAGTAGTGATCCATTCAGCGGCCTCATTGGCAGGTGACATCAACAGGCCTAATGCTGTGTGCAGTCTCACCACTTTGTCGTCCATACAAGGTAGCATATTATGTTGGAAAGCACCAGCCATAGCCATCCAATTGAGTACCCAAATTGCACATGCTTCCCTAATGGACATAAAAAGTTAAGTAACTAAGCcaattaataactagaaaatagGAGGGAAACATTTTGCATAAACATAAATAGTTTACCTTGGCTGTCCTATAGGTAGGCCATCTGCGCTAGCAATACTGAAGCAGGTAATCTCTGCAGCCTTCTTAGCTAATGGGGGTGAATACTCCCCAGTAGCAACCAATCGGGAAAGGGCCTCCCCCAGATTTCTGACGAATAGTTTCCTACTAACGCTCCCCTCTTCATCCATACTAGCATCCAAATGATACAAGGTCCGCTCTCGGAATGCCACAACCGCCAGATACCAGTGTCCACATGCATCTTTTACGGGAATATAAATCTAAAAGAATACCAACAATTGTGAGGCATGAATTGATTCAAGTATTTGCCAATAACGATAACTGCGGCAACAACTTACATAATTGAGGCTATTAGAGGGCCTCATCCATCTCTCCTTGTAACGACTGGACAGTTCTTCAGCAGACCTTCCCTCTCGAAAATCAATCTGTACATTTTGGAGCTAATCATCGATAAAGAAAATTATATCACGTATTTTACGGTGTCATTGGCCGACTTACCGCGAATCTAGGAGGCAAGGTCCATAATTCTACCCCATCATTTCCGCGAGTGGCTAAACTTAGCCGTAAGGCAAACATTTCAAAAATGTTATCGTCTGGCATATGAGGGGGTTGGAGGGTGAGTATGTTGTGGCGCTGCAAGACACAATGTCCAAACCTAACCAGCTCTTCCCTGCAAGGTAGTGTGTCAATCTCAACTTAACAAAATAGAGGCCATAAAAATAAAGGTCACAAACAAGAATCATAATCAAAGAGTTTCGCGATCGAAACTTACATGGGGTCTCCCATTGGGTTAAATGCATAAGTAGCAACTGCTTTTTGCAAGTCAGTGACTTTGTTGTCCGTTGGCTTCAGGAATCGCTGGTCCGCCGGAACCCCTAAGAAGGCGTCCAAGCACATTGTGTTCATCAGATTGCCAAACAATCTAACAGAGGTGGACTGCGGCGGCCGTGGTCCGTTTAGATGACCTACTAGAGGTGGGTTCACTAGAAACCCCTATATTGGATCAGCAGGTCCTAGTCCAGGGAATTTTGTGGTCCCACCAATGGAACCCGTTCTTAGCAAATTTGCAGAAGCGCGCCCGTAGTTATTCTTGGGTATCATTGTTGGGCATCCATACAAACTTCCACGAGTGTTTTGTGAGGCTCCAACTGAGCGGGTGAAATGCTTCCCTTGGGTGGATATCAGTTTCGTCTCTTTGTGTGCCACAACCTCTTTTGCGGTCTGCAACAGAGTTATTATGGATTAGGTTTCCGATGTAGAGCATGGTTgttcaataaaatattatttttgttcgcAATTTATTTTCCCTCACAACTTTTTATTAGACAAAATAGCATTACAATTTGGATTCTAATTTGGATAGTGGCCCAGCCAAACCCTTAATGGGTCTTCAAAAAAACCACGTATCATTGCCTTTTTCCATACCCAAAAAAGTATCAAAAAAGGTCATTGTCCAGTTGGCTTTGAATCTAAGATGTAAAAGTGATCTGAATCTAGATCAAGCACAAATGATGTATTTAATAAtattggaaaaaaattaaaaataaaaagaaaaaacaatccCTTAACAtctgaaaaaatataattaattaaatttttcgtTATTAAAAAAGGTCAGAAAAGACAAAAACCAAAATATTACGTAACTGTAGCCTAGACATAACCGTACCTTGAATGAACCTTGTTGGCCGGCACTCTTCTGGTTTCTATTGTAGCTGCTGGTTGGCATCTTCGATGGCTTTGCCGCTGATTCGTCATCATCAAGGATGGATATTGGTTCTCGAATGGTTCTGTTGAAGTCCTCCACATTATTGTAGCTCTTACTGTCTGCCTTCCTCTTAGGTGTTGTTGTTGCACACAAATTCTCGATAACATCTGAATACTCCTTCTCTATTGCAATCTTATTTGTGACGCTAGCTTGGATACTGAGAAGAATAGAACACATAACGTCGATAGCTGAGTCGCACTCAAGTTGCTGCCTTTCACATGCTTCTACCTTCGACGCTAGGAGGTCTACTGCAGTGATCAAAGCGTTGACGGATGACGAGCTAATACAAGTTACTTGGCTCTACAAAGAATACATTACCATACAGGTTACACAAGGATGCAATGCTTAAACGTTACATGCCAAGTTTTTCATAAAGAGACAAACTCATACTTACAACCTGAGATGGTTCTGTTAAGGTAGTTCCACCGGGACTTTCTGCCATCAGGTGCATAGGGCCGAACTCTTTCTCCGGAGGAAGTGAACTCTTGTTGGCCATGTCTCCATCGGTTTGTGGAGTTTGGTCCTTCATGTTTGCATCATTGCTTTCTTGGCAGGACGACATTATAAATTAGAGAATGGCTTAGCCTTCGTGCATCGTCTATGACTCTAATAGCGCTTTTAAAGTGTTCCCAGGAAAGCAAGAGCTCGCCTCACCAAAAATCACTTGTCTCATCACACAGAAGCCCATTGCCGTTACCACGATTAGAATCCATCAAAGGTGGAAAAAAATATCGTTGACGTAATTTTGTTATTGTGCAAAATGCAGGTGTCCAGTAACTTTTTAAATAGAACACCAACACAGTCAACATTACTAATCTTATCACATATCGAGGAGCACCTCGGAATATCAAATATGGCAGCAACAACATTTCGAATCTGGCTCCTTGTCGACAAGATGGTACGATAATGTTGTCGCATCTATTGGCAGCGATCAAGTGAAGTACAAAGGTTGCGtctttgacttttgaattttttagatTAACATGATAACATGTTTGATGGGTTACTGGTATGTTAAACCGAAAACTAatccaatttaaatttattagaaatCATATGCTACAACagaattaattgaaattaatttatgagATAGTCGTGGAGTACTTTATTCCTTTTTGTtagcaaaataattttattcctAATCAATAACTAATCAATAAAATAGTGAAtagctaaaaaaaattaaaaacgaatattttatattattatataaaaagtattaagctttgatttttattttttatatttatttttttgtttttgtgaaaTTATGGAATAggaaatttttatattataataacgtaatatatttttttgtattataaaaattttaaagcatgATAATTGATCttaatagatcaaataatttatatattaatatatcttatatttattatttaaatatacaaaattaaattaatggtCATGTTTGCATTTGTTTAGATAAaatcatttatatattttatatttgtatattttatatttatatattttatagatgTTAGAAAATTGACTTAATGTTAATAGATAACGTAATGGTCATATTTGCATTTGTTTATACTTCTCAAGTTAAATTTATTAGGTCAACATGTCATTTAAACCATAAAATTAGTATTAATTCAGACAATGACCCACATATAAAGTAAATCACATATAGGATAACATAGATATTAAATTCATAACCAGGGGACAATTCATGCAGAGGCATAAACTATCTAGACAAAGGGAATTTAATGTTcaagaacaaaacaaaataactgCTGACAAGGACATGTATAGACCCTGACAACCTTATTTCTCTCATGAGCTTATAGGCTATCATGAGACCTAGGACCTACTTCACCATGATCCCTACTGATGTGTCTCCAATGAACTCTTTCTGTGTTGCAGTTTCAGACGACGAAACGCCTTTGCCATTGTCTAGCCCTGATCCTAACGGTGCTGGCCATGGTGTTGAAAGGGCCTCCAACAAGAGAGATTGCAGTCAACCCTCTTATGTTAGAATCTTCAAGCTGTCAAAGTTGATATCAAATGGATAATTTTACATATAAACCAACAGTGTTATCATAGTTAAACACATTATATTTAATTGGTATACACTCACCACCCCGCTGATGTTTGAAGCGTTAAACTTTCCATCCGAGTTGAGCCAGGAGATAACCCACGAATCTGAGCTATCACTGAAATGAATAAACTTTTTTATGCGTGTTAGTATCACATTGCAAGCCATAACATTGCATGATTACCGTATATACTACCTAGTGTTGCAGTTTGGAATTCCCTGGCCTCTTCTAACAGGCCAATCTGCAAGATCTCCTGGAATATACCTTCGAAGATGTCCGTACGTCTCAGAAGTCATGATTTCGTGTAGTTTACCCATCTAAAAATGGTCACCATCATTTCAAATGAGCatgcattttcaaaaaaaaaaacaaaaacaaaaacaaaatggaAGTCGTGAACTATTTGGGTTTACTTACAATCTTTCGGATAAGTTGCTCCCTATCGTGAACCATATTAGGATCTGGATAAGAGTCCAGATGGTAGACAGTCATGTCCCCAAAGTCTACCACCATGCAATACCAATGCATGAAAATGTCTTCGATAGGAATGAATATCTATTGCAAACTAAGTACCGTAAGAAGAATGGTACCTTCTGCCAATGATAGCACCATATAAACAATGCAACTAATATTAACCCTAATAACTCACATGCGAAATAAATCtacttggttttatccaaaagGGCACGTAACAGTCTGCTACGTCCAGGTATGAGTGACAGGATATCATGCAATGTGAGCCCGTACTGATGCATCCTTACCATAGTTTCACTAAATAAAATGACATCCTATTATTTTACAAACAGGCTAAGATCCATTGCCCTACTTGTTAGAAAATTAAtcgaaaaaaacaaataatgatTAGATAaattcatggacgcatactttGGCGGGTGTCCATcggaaaataagaaattaaatagaagGGTGTCTGCCTGGTTTAAGTCCGTATCATATGTAGGCTTGAATCTGATTTTCGATGACCTCTGTGACATAAATATACATAGACGTCAGTTTGCTAAACTCTACTGCGCTAGTGGCGGAAAGAAAATTGCTTACGCGTGTTGTCTTCGAAGTTGAGTTCACTCTAGACCGCTTAGCTGGAGCAGATTCATTGGCTTGCAAGGCAGGTGAGTTGAATAGCCTCCTCCGATTCACAATAGGTGCACTTCCATGCCTTGGGGGATTGTCACCATTGTCAGAGTCCTGAGCTACCAATATAGGACTTTCATGACCAACCACTTCTTCCCTCAACTGCTCCTCATGAGGGACGTCACGGGCCCAGACCACATTTGGACTAGCAGGCTCATCACGGTCATGTGAGAAGATCTCAGCAGACCAACCCGGTTGTTGTATCAGACCATTAGTATTCGTGACAACTTCCTTCATAGCATGGGTCTCAACAGCAAAGCAAGGCTTTGATGAGTGCATTATGGGAGGCTCGAGAAAATGGATATTATGTGAACGAGTATGGGCAAATGAAAACTAAGTAACGATACATTTATAGTCTTTCTTTTTAATAGCTTCCCgcgtaaaattaataataaaaaggtttttattttttatttaaataaaataaacacaatctaaaattatttgatttgtttaaaATTGATACCATACAAATCGatgctctttttctttatttaattcgATAtttttaatggaataaataactaaaattacataataattaaaaattatataaaggcaaatataaaaaatatgcatccataaagttgattaaaaaaattatatgaccAATGAATACtaacaatttaataaaatctggATTTGAATTTAGAAATTTGAAATTGGATCCTCCAATTTATGtacctcaaattttttttattttttaaacataaatgggacggtccgatttgtatacccaatattttttttaaacacaaatcgaATTCTCCAATTTACGTACTTCtcatagttttaaaaaatactgaaaattataatattaaagtaTATTATACATCCCATTCTTTTTATCTAATTTACATTTTCTTAtgcaaaattatatttttaacaccCTTCTAACTcattatttataaaagaaaaacttaAATGTATGTcgtaaaatttagaaaatttttattataacttGTCAGTACTCCTTTTTTACTTAATTTGTTCTTTCTAATGCAATcaataattgaaaatataaaaaagtatattttttaaaagttaaaatttaaatagatacaatttaaatttaaatttaaattgtatCTATTTCCAATAAACGTAGTCGTATTATTGTACTCATATGATTACTTATCtttatttagtttaaaaaaaattaaccatttGGCAATGATTTTTTCTTGCCCAATATGGGTCCATTGTCCTTTACTTACTTGGGCCATAGTACtatgttagttttatttattccaAATCTCAGCAACCGTTGGGAAAATAAATACCAATATTGATTGCTCCATTGAATAACCTAACAAACAATTGCCTCAAATTGagctatataaacccctccagaAAGCTGTCTCACAACTCATATCAACCTCAAAACTCCTACAAGATCTTACTATTGCGACATGGTGACTCTAAGAAAGAAATTCTATGTTGTTTTCAAAGGGAGAGTGCCTGGAATTTATGACAACTGGCCTGCTTGCCAATTGCAAGTTGATGGATTTTCAGGCAACCTCCACCAATCCTATAGCAACTTTCAAGATGCACTCATGGCATGGCAGATATTCATTGACAACCTTTCCATTCACGGAGAGGCCGTACTACACGATGACTCCGAACAGGTGCTGTCTCCTAATCATGTACCTACTGTCTTGACACCCCCACCACTGGTCCACGACGTACCCATGTCTATGCAAAAAAAGCTCAGCATCACCAACACACGCTGGAAGTAGCCGGACTTCGGGACGTGAACCACTGCACACCAAAGTCAGAGAGATGCAACCCGCGTCCTGCTATTGTTATCATGGTCATTAGCATTTTGGTACTTTATATGGCTCTGATAAGGGGCtaaacttttaatttcttgtttccAATGTTCGACTTACTAGTTGCTACATCTTCTTCAACACGTATTCAATTTTAGCATTGGATTATTGTCTAGCGTGACTAACAATAAACAACACTAATTGCACCAGCATTAACTAAAACTCCAAAAAAGAAAGTATTCTAACTTCACTACATTAAACTTCTATTACGTGACGAAAACgacaaaaccaaaaaattaaagtGATCTACTGCTATACAAACAACAAGAATGCAATTATTATGTCTATCAAGTACCTAAACTTTCTCTCATACTTTCAAACGGCATTAAATGAATCTATCCTGTATGACTGGCAAAATCACCTAACACAAAATGACAAATCCTCTTCCCCCACAGTGTTACAGAACAACCTTTACATAAGAGTCAGAGTTATAGTTGACAAAATAATAATGGTTCATTTGCATTAAAAGCTTGTAAACTGGAACAAGACATTACTTAAAGTTCCAATGAAATTCACGGCAGACCAAAAACACAGGGatatttaatttaaacataCACCATTTAAATTAACATactaaaacaacaacaaattacGAAATAACAAATCATTCTTAAACAACACAAAAAACATTATCAATACTAACTAAATTTCGAAACGGTCTCAAGGTGATTGTCCTTCAATGTGGGCGTTTAGAAGAGATTCATAGCTAGCCATGAGTTTCTCGTATGCATCCTCTAACTGACCAACCTTAGCACGAAGCGCAGAGTTTGAGTCATGAAGAAGTTTCACCTTTGAGTAATTAAAGTCGCGGATCTCCTTTCCAGATAACTCAACCACGCGGTCTAGCATCTCCAGTGCAGTATCCTCTCATGCAGCCTTCTCATTTAAAGAAAACCGCCCCTTAACAGAAAGTGGAATCTCAAATGGGTCGCCGGGAACAACCACAGTGAACCCGAAATACGGACCGTCATCTCTCAAGAAAcgttcttgtttgaagaaacaAGGACCAGGAATTTTAGCCTCGTAGCAGGCCTTCAACAGCCACTCTTCCATGTCACTGACAATGGCAAAGTCACCGTTCAACTCCTCCCCGGAAATTACTGGAAGCCCTGCcagtgaaacaaaaaaaaattaactgtaCATCTAAAGTAAAGGAGGAAGGACGGGACCTtagcaaaaaatttaattatagtcCTTACATGTCACAACAGGACGCCTACGTGCTCCACCACATAACAATGGAAGCTTTTGACTAGATGCTTCGCGTGAGTTTCCACTCAGTTCAGATGTCACAGCTTTCTCTAAGGAAATCATATATATTCTAGCTTTAAAGCATAATGTGGCTTGTTCATAGCTATTGAAACAATGAAATTCTGGATGGATGAAATTTAAAACTTGTTCATTGGCCTCCTCCCAGCTAGTGTACACACCAGGGACATGGCCCTTTGTAACGGCAAAGAAGAGAAAACGCTTCATGCACTCTTCCATATTTGTCAAGTAGTACAAACCTAGTATAAAACTATCAACAAGCACACaatatatattttggattgaGGCTATTGTCTAGTTCAGGCTTCATTTTTTTCCACTCGTAAATGGATTCCTTTTGAAATTCTACATGGGTTAGAATGTTAATGGGTCAGAAGTTGaataaagatgaataaaaatCATTATCCAACTACTAATGGGCTAACACTACTAGCCTACAAATAAGACTAAGTCCCATCCCAAATCAAATTGTTTTAAAAAGTCCATCCACAAAAACTTATTTCTATATTTAACTTCACATATCCACATTTTCAATAATTACATACGAACCCAAATGTAGGGAATGAATCACTATTTCACCAAAAACTTCTTCAGCAATTAGCTGGTTGAGGGGATATGTACTATTTGTCAGGTTTTAAAGAAATTATAACACGCGTCACCAACAACTTGTGACACCACTTGACTCAGTACAAGGCGCATACGGCACCTGATTCAGGGAGGCCCAGACTAAAACTCACCTGCAATATATAAATGTGAATACGATGCCAGTTTAGATTTGATGtcatgatatatattttttattatatatttactcATTGGtataacataaaataagtacataaattttaatagaatatattaactgtattatgtttataattatttattttagtaataataTGTGTAACatctatattttttagatacacacaatactataattttttattttttaatgaaattaaatttttaataaaatgaataataacCACAATATAACTTAATCtcaatgtatttaatttttaaaattttgtgaaaataaagtaagagtaaaaataagaagtaaaaataaaaaataaaattttattgttgttttttttctttttcttttacaaaattttagaaacagaacattgaaaataaaatagaaaataaaaatgtaaattgagggggttttatttaaattgaaaaatataatatttaccaACTTAAATAAACGTATAAGTATTTACTAAAATACATTTAGGGTTAT encodes the following:
- the LOC107466225 gene encoding uncharacterized protein LOC107466225; protein product: MVTLRKKFYVVFKGRVPGIYDNWPACQLQVDGFSGNLHQSYSNFQDALMAWQIFIDNLSIHGEAVLHDDSEQVLSPNHVPTVLTPPPLVHDVPMSMQKKLSITNTRWK